A segment of the Pseudomonas serboccidentalis genome:
CTCGGCCGAGCGCACCGGCAATGGCTTGCCCAGCAAAATGTCGGACTGCGGGAACACCTGCGCATCGTGATTGAGAAACGGCTGATGAAACGACATCAGTTTCTGCGTCCCGGCACGCTGCGCGATGTAGTTCAACAACCCCGGCGATGGCAGCGACTTTTCCACCAGGCGCAGCTGCTTGCCGCCGCGCCTGACCGACTGCATCACCACATCAATGTTGTGATCGAGGCGATCCAGGTCGATCAGCAACACTGGGCGCATCGGGCCTTTGTCCTTCAACTCATTGTTCAGCGCACGAAAATAATCGCTGTACGGCGCGCCATGATCGCCCGGTCGCAGCCATGCGCCAACGCCTGCCAGCAACGCACCGAAACCCAACGTGCCAAGCAGAAAATTGCGTCGATTGACCGCCATCAGTTCACCCCCAGAATCGACGACAAATGCGCATTGAGAAAGCGCCCGCTTGGATCGAGCGCCTGACGCACATCGATAAACTCGCGCCAGCGCGGATACAGCGGCTGTAGATTCTTCGCGTTGAGCGTGTGCAGCTTGCCCCAGTGCGGCCGGCCGTTGTACTTCCAGAAGATCGGCTCGACCGCCGCGAAGAAGTTGTGATGATCCATCTGGTAATGCTGGTGCACCGAGATCGAACAGCTGTCGCGGCCCTCGAACATGCTCAGCGGGATGTCGTCGGCCTTGACGTAGCGGTACTCGATGGGAAACCAGGTGCGCAGGTCCTTGTCCTGAATCAGCTTGAGGATTTCGCGCAGGCAGGCCGGGCCGTGTTCGGCGGGCACCGAGTACTCCATCTCATTGAAACGCACGGTGCGCACGTTGGCGTAGATGTCGAACGAGTCGCCCACCCGATCATCGAAGCTGGCCAGATGGCGCAGGCTGTTGAGCAGCGTGCGGCGCATGTCAGGGAAGTCGCTGCCGTATTTGTCGATCTTCTCGATCAGGGTCACGAACTCGTTGCCGCCCTCCTCTTCGGGCGGAATCGGCGGTGTGGCCGGGTCGCTGGTTTCGTTGAGGGCGATGGACAGCGCATAGTCGGAATGGGTGACCACAAGCATTTCCCAGT
Coding sequences within it:
- a CDS encoding D-arabinono-1,4-lactone oxidase, encoding MAANPALGQLMRAPRLIPWRNWSGGQSCLPAARLAPKNLDELTTVIRQAQGKIRPVGSAHSFSALVPTDGTLLSLSYFNGLLDHDAKTLQAEFAAGTPMSRMGVPLKGVGQALQNMADIDYQTLAGAIATSTHGTGKTFQSYSAHVCGMQLVTASGEVLDCDSQRHPEVFNAARVSLGALGVATKIRLQNRPAYRLRERQWIAKTEELLEDLDKNTRENQHWEMLVVTHSDYALSIALNETSDPATPPIPPEEEGGNEFVTLIEKIDKYGSDFPDMRRTLLNSLRHLASFDDRVGDSFDIYANVRTVRFNEMEYSVPAEHGPACLREILKLIQDKDLRTWFPIEYRYVKADDIPLSMFEGRDSCSISVHQHYQMDHHNFFAAVEPIFWKYNGRPHWGKLHTLNAKNLQPLYPRWREFIDVRQALDPSGRFLNAHLSSILGVN